In Planctomycetota bacterium, the genomic window CACCGGCACAGCGGGTGCCGCGGATTTTGTCGCCTCAATGGGCCGGAGCTGCTGCAATCGACCATCGGAGGAAAGCAGCAGAATGGTTCCATCAACTGGGGCGGTGGAGGCGACCCACACCGCATTGGGGAACGTCGCAGTCGCCGTGATGCCGCCCGCCTTGGTCTCGACCAGCGACATGGTGCGGCTGGTCTCGTCCCACAGGATGAATCCGTCATTGATTCGAGTGATGGCATTGCCGGCTGCTTTGGACTTCCACTGAACAAGCCCGCTCACCTTGTCGCCGGGAGTCGTGCTGAAGGCCACCAAGCCCTCTTCGGGAACTTGCAGGGCCACCAGATCTCCGGCTGCAAGCGGTGGGTTGACCAAGGGTGATTGCGTGAACCAGTTCCAGTTGGATTGCCCCGTCTTAAGGTCGATGGCGTGCAGATACTGGTCCTTCCCGGAGACGTACGCGATGCCGTTGAGCACCGAGGGCTTGCTCACGAACGGTGCGTTGCTCTTGTATTTCCAGATCGGTTTGGCGTTTGTCGCATGAAAGAGGCAGACTTCGCCGCCGGTGCTCACGGTCAGCACTCCGACACCAGGCACCACCACCGGGGGAATCACAATTTTCCCCAGCGACATCGCACCCATCTCCTCCAGGCACTCGACGGTGCGGCGCAGGCTGCGGTCGTCGTTGGTTGAATATTCGCCGGGTGCGTCGCGCTGGGTCGAGACCTTGGCGATGTTGGATTCCACGAGCTTGAGCCAGATGACCCGTCCCTCGGAGTCGCCGAACACCACATATTTGCCGTTGGTGGCACCGGCGGTGGCGGGAACGCGGCGAAGGGATTGCTGGGCCAGAAGGGCACCGCTTCCATCCTCAAAGGCGACCGTAGCCGCGTCGGTCAGGGCGATGGCGGCGGGAGTCGTGCCTGCCGGGGAAATATTGACGCCGTAGATTTTGTCGAGCGTGCTCTGGGTCGAACCCTGCCAAAGCACTCCGCCGGTGTCCGGCTTTACGCGGGTCACCACGCCGAAATGGTCCCAGGTGAAAATTTCAGTTCCATCAAGGCTCATGCCCGCGAGTGGGGCGGTGCCGGCATGGGGGATCTTCGCCTGCCAGTGGCTTCGCAAACCAAGCGGCGTGATGTCATGCGGCTTCGCGAGGTAATTCGCATCGGCCTCATCCTTCAAGGTGTCCAGCTTGCTTTTGGCAGCCGAGGCCTGGTCTGTCAGACGGGGTGAGGAGGAAGCCGCCGTGGTTGCCAGAAAGGCGCTGGCCAGGAACATCAGGCTGCAGGCAATGGAATGATGGAATTTTTGCATGGAAGGGTTCCGCTGAGGAGTCGTGCCGGGGAAGTGGAAATTGTATAGAAATCTCACGGCGGGTCCGTTCGACCCTTCCTTGAATTGCATCGGGATAAAAAATTTGGCCCAAAAAGGAGATCAGCCGAACCCTTTCTGAGCTTCGGCTGACCGCCCTTTCCCTTCAATCCCTCCAACATGTTCGGTTCGCATCCATTTGGCACTCGGCCTTTCGGCCCAGTAACGTGAGAGAGTTCCCTTTCCCTCACAGTTTTAGTTTCTGATTAGAGGTCCCTTTACCTCACCTCAGAAGAAGCCAAACTACTTTCAGCGATCCAAACATGGGGTAGGAAGTTAATCCTACGAAGACATATTCGCATCTACATCGTCATCGTGTTCCTAAATGAATCAATTTTTCCATAAAAAATTAAAGTCTCGCCTTGAGTGGCAAATTGAAAAAAACGCTGTTTTTGCTCAAAAAAAGGCGTTTGAAACCAGACCTTTGGGCTTCTGGGAACTCACCGTGGCAGAATGTTTGCCTTGAAACCCGGCTCCGCAGCCGATCACGCGCCATTGCCGGGGAAGTTCCATTCCGACCCGGGCTCGTAGTCCAAAAGTGAATAGAGATCTTTCCGAGTCTGCATTTGGGGAAGCACTTCCCTCACGGACCCATGCTTTTTCAGCGAAGAAAGACCCCGTGTCACCTCCCCCATGGCCAGGCGCATCATGCTGAGCGGATAGATCACCAACGCGTAACCGAGCTCTCCGAACCTGGCCGCAGAGATGTCTGGCGTCTTGCCGAACTCGGTCATGTTGGCGAGCAGGGGGCCAGGCGACTCCTTGGCGAAGTCCCGGAATTCGGCCTCGCTTTGCAGCCCTTCTGGAAAGATCACATCGGCCCCGGCTTCCCGATATTGATTGGCGCGTTGAACGGCGTCGGCAAAATTGGTGACGTGCCGCGCGTCGGTCCGCGCGATGATCACAAACTCGGGAGTGATCCGGTGCTTCGCCATGGCGCTGACCTTGTCGACCATCGCCTTGGCACTGATGACTTCCTTGCCGTCCAGGTGTCCGCACCGCTTTGGAAAAACCTGATCCTCGATGTGCAGCGCAGCGGCGCCGGCTCGCTCGTATTCCACGACGGTCCGCACACAGCTTTCCACCTCGCCATAGCCCGTGTCGGCGTCTGCGATCACCGGCAACCGGCCGGCATCAGCGATTTCCCGGATGGTTCGGGCCATTTCAGTCAGCGTGATCAGGCCGACGTCGGGGTATCCCGAGACATTTGCCGTGGCGCCGCCCGAGATGTAGACCGCCTCAAAACCAGCCTTTTGAACGGCCTTGGCCACCAGCGCGTTAAAGGCGCCGGGAACCATCACCGTTCCGCGCGACATCAGGCCGCGAAGTGTGCGCCCAGGATGCTCGGACGTGCTCTGTTGCATGGGTGATATCGAATCGGCTTTCCTGCGGGGTGGCGTCATGGTGCTCTCGTCGGAAGGATCAGGGCTGCCTCTTGAATTGGTCGGGCCCTTTTGTCGGTCCCCAGATTTGCTTGCCGGCATCGTCAAATCCGCGCTCCCACACATCGAATTCTTCCGCGGACAGGCTCACCTCGCAGGTCGCATAAGTAGCGCCGCCCTTGGAGCACGCACAGTTTTGACCGGTCGTTGAGCCGCGCCATTGGTTCCCCGACGAGGCTTTCAGCCGAATCCCGCAACCCGATCGCGGGACGAGCTGGGAGGGAAGGAATCGGTCAAGCGGATTCTGGTGTTTCCAAGCGCCGGTATACACATCCGGGTCGCTGGGAAACTCGTAGAGGCGAATTTCGACATCTCCATTGTCCCGGTCCACGAGCTGGTACACGCTCTGCTGAAGCGGTTGGCCCGGGGATTTCGAAGGAGCTTTCTCGACGTACAGCCATCGGCCGTCGGTCCGGTCCTTCCAAATGGGCTGCATATGGAGCGTCATGGGCGGATCATTTGCGTCCGACATGGCTTGCATGGAGCTTGAAAATGTACCCCCCATCCAGCGCCACACCTGATCCACCCTCTCGCTTGGCGGAGGGGGCAGGGGAGGCTTGTATTGGCCGACGGTGCCGCACCCGGCAAGCAGTAAATTGGCGGTCCATTTGGCGCTTAGTTTCATGGGCGGATGCTAGCATCGCACACTTTCAGACCCGACCACCGGAGTAGTCATGAGCACCTCAACCGCTTCCAAGCAACCCGACACCCGCGGACTCGCGGGGCAGACCGTTGGCGACACTTCCGTCTGTGCCGTCACGCAAACCGAACTTCTCTACCGCGGCTACGAGATTGCCGATCTCGCCGCCCACGCGACCTTCGAGGAAGTTGCGTATCTCCTGCTGGTGGGCCACAAGCCCACGGACGCCGAACTGAAGAAATTCAAGAGCGACATCGTCGCCCAGCGAAAAATCCCCGTGCCGGTGCGGGATGCGGTGGCGCAGTTCGCCGTGAGCCATCCCCAGGCGCATCCCATGAACGTGCTGCGCACGGGTGTGAGCCTGCTCTCCCATACGGATCCCGATTGTGAGGACAATTCCCCGGCGGCCGAACTGCGGAAAAGCATGAGGCTTCTGGCCCAGATTCCGATGCTCATCGGGATCTGCCAGCGATCGCGTGAAAAGAAGCCCATCCTCGAGCCGGATGCCTCCCTGGGCCATGCAGCCAACCTGCTCTGGATGATCAATGGGCGAAAGCCAAGCGAGCTCGAGGCCCGCATCATGGATGTGAGCCTGATGCTCTACGCCGAACACGATTTCAACGCCAGCACGTTCGCCTGCCGGGTCATCGCCAGCACTGAATCGGACCTCCACAGCGCGGTCTGCGGCGGCATCGGAGCGCTCAAGGGCCCGCTGCACGGGGGAGCCAACGAGATGGCCATGGAGATGCTCAAGGAGATCGACCGGGACTGCTCCGGGGGCAGCATCACCGTTGAAGCATGGATGCAGAGGGCCTTCGTCGAGAAGCGCAAGCTCATGGGCTTTGGACATCGCGTGTACAAAAATGGAGATCACCGAGCGGGCATTCTTCGATCCTGGGGTCTCAAGCTGGCCGAGCAGATCGGCCCCGGCGCCAAGAAATGGTTTGACATCGGGGATCGGGTCCAGGCGATCATGCTCAAGGACAAGGCGATCCATCCCAATGTCGATTTCCCCTGCGGGATGACCTATTTCATTCTCGGAATTCCGGTGCCGCAATACACGCCCATCTTCGTGGCCAGCCGCATCACCGGCTGGGCCGCCCACATCATGGAGCAGCATGCCAACAATCGGATCATCCGCCCGCTCGCCGATTATCAGGGGCCGCCTCCACGCAAGTGGAAGGCATAGGGAGAGCACCCGCGGGGGAGACCTAGCGATTCAATGTGCCGGACCCTGCCGCGTTGTTCCATGTCAACTTGAAAAGCTTCGCGAGGAACAAAAAAAGGGGACGAGCCTTTTTTCAAAGACCCGTCCCCTGTGCTGTTGCGGACCGTGCCCTCCGCGGCCCGCATGGTTCGAGACCCGATGCTGCGTTCCCTTTGCAAGCATCGAGCCGGGGAGTCCTTTTGGGACCGCCCCCTTCGAACATCTGATTCTTGATTTCCCGTGAAACCAAGCCTTTTCCTTACACAACTCTTCGGCCCTTTTTCCGAAGAGCGATCAGATTCAGTGATGCGACGTGATCGACATGCGATCAAGCCACGATGTTTGTCAAGAGCGACTTTGTGAGCCGCAAGTCCTGCCATGCACAATGCGCAGATCGGGGAAGGATCCGCGAGTAAACGAGATGAGTCAGGAGTGCAGATGACCGACGTCTGAAACAGCTCTCCGTCAGCAGGCACCGCAATCGCCGGAGATCCCAGTCCCTTTCACTGGAATCTCCGGCAGCGGCGTGCTGGAGTTCTGTTTCGTCGCCAAGTCCTTCAGTCCAGCGGACAGCACAGCGATACCAATCACCCGCTCCCTTTAAGCAGGCGAAAGCCGCACGCACTCCACGCTGAGAATGAAGGAACAAGTCGCGTCTGTGGCAAATGAAAAGCCACAAATCTTGCACTCCAAACCCGATGATTTTTTCAATACCCTTTTAGCCAACTCACTCGTCCGACAACTTGGAACATCCGGATCGGTCGGATTTCGACCCGTGGAGCAGTACTAACACGGAAACCGGGCGAGTCAAATGAAGCCGGGAAAGAAATCAAAATAAAAAATTGAGCTTTCCGGGGAGTCAAATTCTTGGGGAAAAAACAAGCGAGGGGCGGCATGAGCCGCCCCTCGCGGGATTTGCATCAGTGGAGTGAATCAGGCGTGACGGCGACGATTGCCGATCAGGCCAGCAAGTCCAACCAGTGCCATGGCGCCAGGAGCCGGGATGTTTCCGGAATTCTCGACGATGTAGTCCTGATGGTAGATGCTGGAAACGCCCTGAATGTTGGCGTTGCCCAAACCGTTGATCGAGGCAAAGAGTGCCGATGAAATCGCACCGACGGTTCCGTTGTATCCGGACGCCTGGACAAGTCCAGTGCTCAGATCCAAGCCAAAGCCGAAGTCAGTGACGACTTCCCAAACCGCGAGCTGGAATGCTGTTGCATAATCAGCAGTGAGGTATTGGTTTCCTGCAGCAAAGACATACATGTCGTTGATGGCCTGTGCCGCGGCAGCACCCATCGGAGCGCTGGTCGGCATCGTGGAAACTGGCACCACGTTGTACTGGTTCACGCCACCGTTGGCGTACTGGTACAGATCGCAGCAGAAGACGGCGTAGGCGCCGTTCTGGAAGGCAACTGTGTTGCTGCTGTTGGTCGCATTGATAAGAATCACGCCGGCAAAGACTCCGCCGTTGAATCCAGGCGAAACAATGTTCACGCCTTGACCGGGGCCAGTGCCGGTGAACTGCACGTCAACCGTGGTCGCCGAAGCGGCGGCGCAAATTGCAGCAGTTGCAAAAACAGAAACAGCAGTGGTCATTGATTTCATTTTTTTCTCTATGTAAAGGGAAGTAAGGGAAAGAAAGGGAACAATGGCCGATGGGAAATCGACCGTGCGGTCAGTATTAACACCTTTATCTGGCAAGTCAAAGGAATTCATTCGAATTCGCTCAAAAATGACTAGCAATTGCAGAAAGAATTATTGACCAGCAGCAAAAAAAACTCAACAATTTGCCAAAAAAAAGGCATATTATGAACCACTTTTAAAGCGTTCCAGGGTCTTGCCAATCGGGGCAATGTCGTCGTAAGGAAATAAAAATAAAAGACGCTCCTCTTTTGAGTGGAGCGTCTTTGTCTTCAATCCAATCGAAGGTCGATTACTTGCGCCGCCGCATCATGAGACCTGCAAGTCCAAGCAGTGCAACAACGCCGGGAGTCGGAACTGGCGGTGCATAGAAGGACCAAGCAGCTTGGCCGCCAACCACACCATCAAAGGAAGGGTCGAAGGTCCAAGTTTTGCCGCTAATAGTGTACTTAGTCTGGGCATCGCTTTTCACATTGGCGCTGGCCATGGTGTACAAGGTTGTTCCGCCGGTTTGAGCGGTCGACTTTCCGGTCCAATTGAACCACACCGCCATCGTGGCCGTGCCGCCATTGGCGAGAATGTCACTGGTTTTCAGGCTATAGCGCCCGATCATGATCATGTGGTCGGCATTGGCTGAAGCGTTGGTTTCAAACCCAGCATCGCTCGGCGAATTTTGGGTGACTCCGGCGCCGACAAAGAGAGGAGTCGCGTTGAAGCCACCAATGATCGAGCCGACATTCGAATTCGGATTGGTGAAGTAGGAATCTGCGGCCACGTTGCCGGTGTTGCCCGCGCCTTGCGTGCGGGCGCCGACCGTCATGAAGGAGTCCCAGGTGTTGTTGCCGGTGCCGCCGTTGGCGCCGGAGCCGGGGAGCCAGCTAACGTTGCTGTGCTGGAAGTTCAAGCCGAGGCTGTTGGTGAACTTAGATGTCTTGTTGACCCCAAACGTCGAGGCATCGGTAGTGGCTTGGCCGTACAGATTCACCATGCGCTCACCCTGGGTGCCGGTTCCGGAAGCGGAATTGAATTTGAGGAAGACGTCCATGACCGAGTATTGAACACCCGCGTCCGTGACGAGATAGTTGTGGGCATAGAGGCCTTGAGCTCCCGAGACTGACGCGCTGGCAACGCCGGCGAATGAGATGGTGAGCAGTGTCGAGACGATTTGATATGAGTTTTTCATAAATCCTTGATTCCCTTACAGTTCTGTTTGAAATACGACAAACGCTTTTCCAACAACCGCCGAACATGATTTGGATAGGCACAAGCCTGGACCACGATTTCTAGTTTTTCAGGATCCCGCAGAAATTTCGCTGTCGGCCAAGGCCAGAAAGGATTGCCCTTGCCTTGCGAAATGACTTGAGTGTCCCACTCCTTTTCACCAACCTCAACTACGCCCTTGGATCCTGATCATTTTCAAGATCAACATTCCTAAGGCAGGGACAAACTAGGTCGATTTTGAATCATGTCAAAAATAAGTAGTGAAAAATTTTGATTTTGTGGAACCGAGATATCCAATATCGAAATTTCGAAAAATATCAACGATGTTATTTGCCAACCCAAAGTAAAAATAAAAGACCCCGATGATTAAATCATCGGGGTCCTTGGTTTCCAAAGGGATTGTTAGTAAATCAGGCCTGACGACGACGGCCGACAAGACCAGCCAGTCCGACCAGGGCCAGAGCGCCTGGGGCCGGAACAACGAAGGTGTTGTAAACCAAGTTCGTGTTAAACGCAGGCTGAGAAGTCGTTCCGCCACCAGCGATGGTGCCGTTGACCTTCAGAGTGAGCTTGCCCTTGATCTGCATCGACAGGGTGTCCGCGTTGGTGTACCCGGTCACATTGACCGTGAAACGACCGAGCAGAAGACGCTTGTCGGCATACGAACCAGCCAAATCGGCTGGATCATTCGGCAAGTTGGTCTGCCAACCCGCTCCGACGTAAGCCGGAGTCGCGTTGTAACCACCTTGAATGGTTGAAGCGCCAGCAGTGCCCGCGTTGGCGAAGTACACGTCGCCACCAATTGCTTGGTTGGTGATCGCGGCGGACTGACTACGTGCACCCATGCTCACGAACGAATCCCATGCATTTGCATTGGCTGCGTTCGAAGGCATCCAGCCGCTTCCGTCGGAGTGCACCCAGGCGGCTCCGTTGGTTGCAGTGGCGGCATCGCCGGCGTTCTGAACGCCATTGCGAGTCGTGCGGCAGAAGGCATTGGTGCCGGTCTGACCGAACAGGTTGACGCACTTGTCGAACGCGCCGGTGAAATCGGCATAGACGTCCATGACTGAGTAGCGATTGCCGCCATCAACGACCAGGTAGTTTGTACCCGTAATGCCGAGGAAGGCCGCGTTGGCACTTGCGGCAGTCGCAAGCACTCCAAAACCAATTACGCTCTTTGGGAAACCCATTGTTCATACTCCAGATGTCCGGTAGGGAAAGGGAAGAAAGGGAACACAGTGAAGTGAAGGGAACATGGTCTACCGGGATGAGACCATGAACACAGCATGACTCGAAAAAGCATGCGCTCAAGTAATAAAACAGTTTTTTTGTCATTTTCTTCATTTATTTTGGATCAATCGAGGACTCAATTTGACTGAAATCAGCGATTTCGAGGTTGAAATGAATTTATAGCGTCAAAAAAATTGCCTTTTTTGACATAAAAACGGCATATTATTGCTTAAATTTATAGGACTATGAAATGGTTTCACCAGGGAACAATTTGCATCGATTGAATCAAATTGAATCCGAAGCAATCTTTTCGAGTTTGCGGTTCAATCACAGGCTCTATATCAACGCCTGATTCAACAAGGAGTCCAACGTGAGCGCTCAAATTCAAAAATGTGCTGTGATTGGTGCTGGAACAATGGGTGCGGGCATCGCTTTTGTCGCGGCAATGAGCGGGATCGACACGTTTCAGATGGATGTGAAGTCTGAACAGCTCGATCGTGCCCGCGCCTATCACAAGAAGACTGCCGATCGCAGCGTCGAGAAGAAGCGAATGTCCCAGACGGAAGCGGATGCGGCTCTTGCGAGGATTCATTACGTCGCTTCCATGGATCAAGCGAAAGGCGCGGAGTGGGTCATCGAGGCGGCCACCGAAAATGTCGAATTGAAGAAGAAGATCTTTCGCGAGATGCAATCGCACTTCCCGGCGCCCGCGATCTTGTCCACCAACACCAGCAGCATTTCAATCACCGAGATCGCCGCCGCGGTCGGAGCGGATGCACCGCGGGTGATCGGCATGCACTTCTTCAACCCGGTCCCTGTGATGGCGCTGGTCGAAGTGATCAAGGGATCGGCCACCAGTCCGGAGACCACTCAACGAACGATTGATCTTGCAAAAAGACTTGGAAAAACACCGGTCCCAGCCCATGACCGGGCGGGATTCGTCTCGAACCGGGTGCTGATGCCGATGATCAATGAGGCCTTTTATGCCTGGATGGATGGGGTGGCACAGCCTGAGGACATCGATCAAATCATGAAATTGGGCTGCAATTTCCCCATGGGCCCGCTGCGCCTTGCGGATTTCATCGGGCTGGATGTCTGCCACGACATCATGATGGTGATGCACCGCGAGCTCGGGAATCCGAAGTACTTTCCTTGTCCGCTGCTGAGGCAACTGGTGACTGCGGGGCGGCTGGGGGACAAGAGCGGCCGGGGAGTCTTCGAGTATCCGCAGAAATAGTTTCGAAGGCGCACATGCAGGCCTTCGAGGCGTCTGCGGCGGCGCACGTCGCAGTCATGTCGGCATCGGGTGCCGTACCATCGCCGCATGAATTCAATCAGGCCCGCCAAGCTTGTGGCGGTGATCGGTGGATTGGGATTCGCGAGTGGGTTGCCCAATGTGATGGTCACGGACACGCTCAGCGCCTGGCTGGCGGATCTTAAGATCGACATCAAGACCATCGGACTCTTCGCGCTGGTGACACTGCCCTACGCCTTCAAGTTTGTGTGGTCGCCGCTCTTGGATCGCTTCGCCGTGCCCGGCTTCGGATGGCTTGGTGCGCGAAGAAGCTGGCTGATTGTCCTTCAAGCATTGCTGCTGGTCGCCCTGCTGGCCTTGGCATGGTGCGGGCCCGAGCACTCCGGATCTCCGCTCATGGCGTTCGCCCTCATCGCCCTGGCCACATCAATGCTGAGTGCCACGCTGGATATCGCCGTGGATGCCCATCGATCGGACGTCTCCCAGGATGAAAAGGGCCCGGCCGCCAGCGCCTATGTGGCGGGATACCGGATGGCGTTTGTTCTGGCCGGTTCGCTGGCGCTGGTGGCGGTCGCGAAAGTGGCTCCCTGGCTTGAATCCTC contains:
- a CDS encoding PQQ-like beta-propeller repeat protein, with protein sequence MQKFHHSIACSLMFLASAFLATTAASSSPRLTDQASAAKSKLDTLKDEADANYLAKPHDITPLGLRSHWQAKIPHAGTAPLAGMSLDGTEIFTWDHFGVVTRVKPDTGGVLWQGSTQSTLDKIYGVNISPAGTTPAAIALTDAATVAFEDGSGALLAQQSLRRVPATAGATNGKYVVFGDSEGRVIWLKLVESNIAKVSTQRDAPGEYSTNDDRSLRRTVECLEEMGAMSLGKIVIPPVVVPGVGVLTVSTGGEVCLFHATNAKPIWKYKSNAPFVSKPSVLNGIAYVSGKDQYLHAIDLKTGQSNWNWFTQSPLVNPPLAAGDLVALQVPEEGLVAFSTTPGDKVSGLVQWKSKAAGNAITRINDGFILWDETSRTMSLVETKAGGITATATFPNAVWVASTAPVDGTILLLSSDGRLQQLRPIEATKSAAPAVPVDTKPAAGKDATLKAEAAASAGTP
- a CDS encoding isocitrate lyase/phosphoenolpyruvate mutase family protein; the encoded protein is MQQSTSEHPGRTLRGLMSRGTVMVPGAFNALVAKAVQKAGFEAVYISGGATANVSGYPDVGLITLTEMARTIREIADAGRLPVIADADTGYGEVESCVRTVVEYERAGAAALHIEDQVFPKRCGHLDGKEVISAKAMVDKVSAMAKHRITPEFVIIARTDARHVTNFADAVQRANQYREAGADVIFPEGLQSEAEFRDFAKESPGPLLANMTEFGKTPDISAARFGELGYALVIYPLSMMRLAMGEVTRGLSSLKKHGSVREVLPQMQTRKDLYSLLDYEPGSEWNFPGNGA
- a CDS encoding chromophore lyase CpcT/CpeT yields the protein MKLSAKWTANLLLAGCGTVGQYKPPLPPPPSERVDQVWRWMGGTFSSSMQAMSDANDPPMTLHMQPIWKDRTDGRWLYVEKAPSKSPGQPLQQSVYQLVDRDNGDVEIRLYEFPSDPDVYTGAWKHQNPLDRFLPSQLVPRSGCGIRLKASSGNQWRGSTTGQNCACSKGGATYATCEVSLSAEEFDVWERGFDDAGKQIWGPTKGPDQFKRQP
- a CDS encoding citrate synthase (catalyzes the formation of citrate from acetyl-CoA and oxaloacetate) codes for the protein MSTSTASKQPDTRGLAGQTVGDTSVCAVTQTELLYRGYEIADLAAHATFEEVAYLLLVGHKPTDAELKKFKSDIVAQRKIPVPVRDAVAQFAVSHPQAHPMNVLRTGVSLLSHTDPDCEDNSPAAELRKSMRLLAQIPMLIGICQRSREKKPILEPDASLGHAANLLWMINGRKPSELEARIMDVSLMLYAEHDFNASTFACRVIASTESDLHSAVCGGIGALKGPLHGGANEMAMEMLKEIDRDCSGGSITVEAWMQRAFVEKRKLMGFGHRVYKNGDHRAGILRSWGLKLAEQIGPGAKKWFDIGDRVQAIMLKDKAIHPNVDFPCGMTYFILGIPVPQYTPIFVASRITGWAAHIMEQHANNRIIRPLADYQGPPPRKWKA
- a CDS encoding 3-hydroxybutyryl-CoA dehydrogenase (converts (S)-3-hydroxybutanoyl-CoA to 3-acetoacetyl-CoA), with translation MGAGIAFVAAMSGIDTFQMDVKSEQLDRARAYHKKTADRSVEKKRMSQTEADAALARIHYVASMDQAKGAEWVIEAATENVELKKKIFREMQSHFPAPAILSTNTSSISITEIAAAVGADAPRVIGMHFFNPVPVMALVEVIKGSATSPETTQRTIDLAKRLGKTPVPAHDRAGFVSNRVLMPMINEAFYAWMDGVAQPEDIDQIMKLGCNFPMGPLRLADFIGLDVCHDIMMVMHRELGNPKYFPCPLLRQLVTAGRLGDKSGRGVFEYPQK